The following is a genomic window from Solanum lycopersicum chromosome 6, SLM_r2.1.
CACAAACTACATGTGTCCATAATAACTTGAGAAATCATGACCAAGACTCAAAACTCTCACGTGCAACTAAAGCATATGCaagtgtaaaaaaaaattccattcGCATCAATTCCAACCGcaattaataatttgatatgataCAAACCATAAAGATGTGTGCCGTCGATAGAAATGATCGGCCTACAACTTTTGAAACCATCAGTGCTCTGTTTAAAAtcccaaaaaagaaatttaaaaatttgctcACCTTGCATTGTTGTAGAATGATGCTCCCACTCAATAATAGTGCCTAGATTGAATAATTGTAGTGCAACCATGTATCGAGGTAATGCCTTAAATGAACTTTCAAAATCACCATAAACCATTCGAAATGCTTTTCTTCGACCTATTTGTGCTTTTCTATAACTAGGAGTATAGTGATGTTTTCCTTTGATAATTTCATGGATCATCTTAATATTTATGTCCGGATTTTGCATAACATATGGTATTAATGAAGTGGCGATCATGTTATCATTCAAATTGCAATGATCCTCCTTATAGTTATCTGTAAGACAAGTATGAGGTTCAATCATTTTTCCTGTCTTCCACATACCGCTTGAAATCTCTCTAAACCGAATCATCCAATCACACCCTAACTCATGACGCTTGCAAATAACTTTCCAACTTTTACTTTTGGATTGATCacaaagaaattcttttttaatagcaAGACTATATGCTCTTACTGCAGATTTCATTTGcatcttattcataaataacaAACCTAGTtgcatatacaaattaaattaatcaaacatgaaataaataaataaataaacaactataaaatatttagttttcaaCAATCGAACCTGACTGGATATGTTTAGGATTGTTTAAATTTCAAAGTGCCGTTCGAATGGAACCGTCATCTCTCGTGTAAATAAATCTTCTGCATTTTCGTCAGTGTGATCTAAGTATGGAATCGCTGTAGAATGATAttaatactttgatcttcaaCGGATGCATTAGGTGCATTATCCATATTATCATCATCGCTGTCATACATATCATCACTGTCTGTTAATTCATGCTCAGAAGGTTCATAATTGTGCAACTCACCAACTCGTTCATCACccataacattattatttacaaTTTGTGTACAATAATTCACtgcattttgaatttgatcatatctataaaaataataatataaatatattacatataagaaaaatagtttttaagaaataagaatACATTACTTTATTTACCTATTAGTTGAATCCgatgagaaaaaaatcaaatgactGAAATTTTGGCTAAACTCTTCCATAATATTCAAATGACTTTATTTACCTAAGAGTGTTGGTAGATTGGAAGATTGAAAGTAATATGAAAGATAAGAGTCCAATTTATAGCATTAAAAGTATATTAGTGCTATTTACATGTGAACACTTTGTTCAACtatttacaacaaaaacaaattttttactATTCTCATGTGATCAtctttaactatatatatatatatatatatatatatatatatatatatatatatatatatcattttgtttttaaaaaaaatcaataattttgctgcctttaattttttatttaaaaaaattaattatttgaattcaaatattatttaaatttaaattcaatataatatctttttttagaaagaaaatatatttattactttacttatttttaattttttttaaataatgtatattttcttataagttatatatttaaattttaaaaaatattataattttttttacataaaatcgttgttttaacatttttaaaatttttttttttaaaaaaatagcttCTTGCAGcgatttagtaaaaaaaattctataaaataAATCGCTGCCGTGCAGcgatttatattataaaaaaattatttttataaatcgctgcactggcagcgatataccttatttttaaaaaaatatatataattaaaaaataatatgaaattgctgccaaggcagcgatttgtaagaagcaaaattttgaaatcgctgcctaagcagcatttcaattttttattaaaaaaataatttttgcaaaatcactgcctcagcagcgattttactttttcaggtGAGGTAAGTTGTTGCGCCTGCAgtgattttaccgttttggttaatataaaattttatataccgttttgaaatttttgttaatattttgtacccttGAGTTTCGGACTATTAGAAATCTAATGCTATggataaaaaactaaaatgttatttttatactaGTAATAACAACTTTTAAATAcgttatttattaaattcaaatagCAATTTTGGTCattaagttattgttatattgccgttttgatttttttttatatgacttCGTACATTAAcctttaatcaattaaaatatgtaattttaatcTCTACAGTTGATGAATATTAAAAAGTTTTGATTAAGAACACAGTATTTAACATACTCTACACAAGCAAAGAGTTAGAGACAAACAAATGCAAGATGATTTTGTGAATTGTTAAATagattttttgtaaaaatcGATTCTTTTAACCTTTTAAGGTGAAGTATGAGCCAATATTCAATGCACAATCAACCGTAAAGAAAATGACACCTTGAAATATAGTCATGTATTATCACAATAAAGGTGCAAGATATACTAAAAGCAAAAAATAGGTAAAAGGAAGTACATTAAGATCTCATCAATCTCAAAGACAATTCTAGCAATAGATTCGctcctaaaaaaaaaagataaacaaaTGTGtgtttgaacaaataaaaagaataaccgagaaaatatatatatatatataatatatatatatatatatatatatatatatatatatatatatatatatgttacttTAGATAATAATTCTCAAATCTATCAACTTTATTAtggtctatatatatatatatatgtatgttacTTTAGATAATAATCCTCAAATCTATCAACTTTATTATGGtctaaaaacatattttaattaattaaagataaaacatactataacatataaatacgACAACTAAAATCACAATAAAACAAGGAAATTTTGGATGAGTACTTTTTACTATTTCCGtctacttttatttgtcatattatattttttaaaagttaatttgactaattttcaaaattaaattagatttcaTTATTTcgatatttaaacaaaaatttagatatttaaaaactataaaaaaaattatatattgcaATTTCTTGCGTaccaatataatgaaaaaatatatcataaaatgttaGTTAAAATTCTTATAGTTTGATTGAAAAAGGAAAACCTTGACATTTTAAAGTGGGCGGAGGGAGtagtaaataattattaatttagtgaTACTTTTCATTTATCactatttatagcaataacatgtattaaaagtgaattatatatgcaatatatttatactataattgtttttttaaaagatatgttATGCTTGTTTGATTAGAAATTAACACATTATATAATAAATCTATTAAAATGTGTGACATTTATTATCTATCAATAAAAATTGTCTTATTATATATGctgtataaatttttctctaTAATAGGTATTAGAattgtttataaatatattaaaaataatttaaataaataaaaaatattttattgatataaatagtgactttttttaaaaaatatagtgtattatttatataagttCCCAAAAAACACAATGACGCAACCAAGTtactattttatcattattttctcTTATCCTTTTGGTGGACCAAATGGGACGAAGCCCATGCAGAGGCAGTCCGATGAAATCATTACGCTCTCCATACATAAAGTGGACCCcacaatcttttttctttttttttcacaaatcaAGTTAAAGCTTTTTTaacagttaaaaaaaaagtcaaaacaaACCGCTTCAAACTGTTTATTCTTACTTAACAGTATCAATCTTCTTCTCCATCAACTTCATTTTTTCTgagcttttttctttttacttgaaAATGCAAGATCCGTCAAATCCAAATTCCATTAAGTTGCCGACGACAACGTTTTCAGCTGCATTCCGTCCATCTCACCACCGACGAGCTCACTCGGAGGTCAATTTCCGGTTGCCGGAGGATCTAGATCTGGTATCCGACCCATTCGATGCTCCGGCAGGAAGTTTCGAGGAGATCGGGTCGGAGGATGATTTTTTCTCTACTTATATGGATATTGAGAAGCTCGCCAGTGGATCTAATCTCACTGATATCGATGCTGCTGCTGCTCGAGTGGGAGTCGAGAGTAGTGATGGAGAGAAGAAGCCACGTCATAGGCATAGTAATTCTGTTGATAGTTCAAGTTTGTTGATGACGGAGAGTATTGAAGCTAAGAAAGCTATGGCTCCTGATAAATTAGCTGAACTGTGGACTATTGATCCAAAACGTGCCAAAAGGTAACTGTTACTAGTTGTGATGATTATCAATTTTCCCTTCTAAGTGATCGTTGATTCGCCTCGCTGCAATTCTGTTCTTCTCTGTTTACTTATGCTCCCCTGTTTTCTTTTCATGGATCTGAATTTTCAGATAAAGTCATTTTCTATTGAACAACATTGTAAAACTAATCAAGTTGTTTTGCTCTCTAATTCACTGCTTTGATGAAGAGCACAGTAAAATGAGGAATGTCATGTTTTTGTTTTACTCATTTTTGGTActctctccatttttttttagttgtcgACTTTTGAATTGACACATCTATAATGATATAGGGAATTGATCAATTTAtccatattaattatgaagtagaTGAAAAATTctacattttataaagtaattagtcatttaattaaaaaaattagaaacaacactaaaaagaaaagtaaacaaataaacaGGGAGGGAGAGAGTATTGAATAATATACCACACTCAAACTCAATAGGAAAGCTACTAAACCGATAACACATAGCGTAGGTAGAAATTTCTTTGAAGCAAGTACAATACAATTATACAAATGCTAAAGCACACAGTAGAAAGAAGGCAGTGAAGCACAGAGCACAGGCATGAGGTCTCGGATTCAATTTTCGTTTGAGATAAAAATGTTAGGTTATTTCTTCTCATGACGTATTTAGAAGGGGTGTTGTGGGTTCACGTAAATTCATGCTCCCTTCTTGAAATTATATagtagtattatatttttaagaaattatttaattatagatGTTTGAACTCACGATAAAAGCatcatatatatgatgatgattgagTGCACTTTTCTACGTGAGTTATagcaatttaaattttatatttatcttgtCTTTTTGAATAACACATCTCCAAGTGGTTATTAATCACGATCACACTTTTgaagttttaataatttttcttttgtctttttttatttaatctttcaaatttttgggaaaaggtctgaaaaatacttcaactttggcCGAAATTATTGTTATGATATCAAACTTTATGGACGAACTTTTACCCATCTAAACTATTAATAGtgtatttaaaagtatatatgtaCTCACGCGGACATGTTAccatttataattatgcaatatttatgatgtccacgtggacacatatatacttttaaaatgcACTATGAAATAGTGCGGGGTAAAAGATTCTTTTCAAAGTTTGGTATTGTTACATCAATTTCGGTCAAAGTATTAAAcctttttccccaaaattttcAAGTATGTTACATCAAAAAGTTCTAAAAAATTAGCAtggtaaaattttatataattaaattaaatatgtagttcaaaatttaatattagtagtattatatatttttgacctataatttttaaaatttaatagttaATATTAAGAACCTAAAAGTCAAACTGATGCACTTTTTTTTGTAATCGTGCACCCATTTTACTGAAATTCTAAATACGCCTCTGAATTATCTTCTCATATGTTCTAGCCTTAATGGGAAGAGTTACCTGAAACCTGCTGCTAGCGAAAGCTGTTGTTGGTAAGAAGTGGTAGATATCCtgtaaaattaatcaaaatatgtGTAAGTTGACTCAAATACCATAGTTATCTAAAGAAAGGGCGACAAAACTCTAGATTAGTCCAACAAAAGCTTTTAATCTAAAGCTCCGACATGTGCGAAAAGTTAGGCTCAAACACCATAAAATTGGTCATAAGACTTgcatgatataataattttatgctTTTCACTAGTAAAACTGGATAGATGTTAAGTTGAAAAGCGGATATCTATGTGGAACTGGTATATAGTATCTACTGATGAAATATATGCTTTAAAACTATCCGAAAAACAACGCTATGGAATTTAGAGTTGTTACTGCAAGTACTTTTATGCATCTTGTCTAAGAAGCACGAGTACTCTAAAGAAGAATTCATGCAAACTCCGAAGGCAAAATCTGAGTAAAAGTGCTACGTAGAGATATATATACCATATCAGTTAATGATCAACTCACACAAACATTTTTTGCTATAGAAGTTTGTTGAAGTCTACGTGTATTGATAAGGGAAGAAATTCTTAAGTTCAGATCTGCTATGTGTCTGACTTTTGAGAATTTTGGGCAGGATTTTGGCGAATCGACAGTCTGCTGCTCGTTCTAAAGAGAGAAAGACTCGTTATATATCTGAACTTGAGAGAAAAGTTCAGACCCTTCAAGCAGAAGCGACCACTCTTTCTACACAACTGACCCTTTTCCAGGTACTTGTTCCTTTTTACAACTTACATTCTAAAATCTCTAGTACAACtttggttatttttttgttctgtAAACTTCGGCAGAGGGATACAACTGGGCTAACTAATGAGAATACAGAGCTTAAGCTCCGGTTACAAGCAATGGAACAACAAGCTCAATTACGTGATGGTATGCTTCCCATCTATTGCTTTCTGCTGCATTGTTGCAATATTGTCTTTGATTTATATAGTCATTTTCCCCTTCCATCTCAAAATTGTCAGCTACTTAATTATAAACTCCTTGCCCGGAAGATACTGAACAAATAAAATCTAATGTTACGTTAAAATGACTTAATTACCTTATCCCTCTACACTCAGATAATAAAAGTTTCATCTGTTATAGAAAAACTACTGATGTTTTGCAAATCTTTCTCGTTCTGTTCCAAATCAACAGCTCTGAACGAAGCACTGAAACAGGAAGTTGAAAGACTTAAAATAGCTACAGGGCAGATATCAGCTTCCTCAGATGCATACAGTTCAGGAATGCAGCAAATTCAATATAACCGTCCAGCATTCTTTCCTCATCAGACGCAGCCAGGGCCAAGCGAATCACACAACATACAGATGTCGCAGTTTCACCACCTCCAGGACAGCATGTCTAATCCGCGTCACCCTCTACTTTCAGGCAATGTACAGGCTCTGGCAGACGCAATGCAACAAGATCCCGTCGGTCGTTTTCAGGGTCTTGATATTAGTAGCAGGGGCTCTCATCTCGTAAAGAGTGAAGCACCCTCCATTTCTGCCAGTGAAAGCAGCACTACATTCTAATTGAGTTGTCAATTCGTGCATTACACTCCCAACCATATTTATTAAACTGTCCATAGACTGACACGTGTTAATAAACCGTAGGAACTTcattattcttaatttttttctgattAGTTATTTGTCCCATTAGACTCGAGTTTAGGCTTAACAGGTTATgatatttctgtttctgttcagTTTCCTTTCTGAATCTGAAGCAAAACCTTATGATTTATTCATGTAATGCTTATAGGAAGGTTGTCCACTGTCACCACTACTTGGTGTTGCGACGTGTTTGTGTTGTTGcattttttagtgtttgaaCGTACCACTTCACTCTAGTTTTGAATAACTAATGTGTGGCTCCATAAGTAGTACTGATAAATTAATCCATTGCAGTAGAACATGTTTTTCACTTCATTTCATTGGCAGGACTTAATAGAAAATAGCATACATAGCGGAACCATTCCAGAATCATACATCTTGCATGAATATAAACAACAACCACAAATAGTCATCACATACAAAGATGCTGAAAATTAACTCAGAATTACCTCTTGAAGCAAGTGCAGATATCTTGAAGTAAATCCAACTCCAGCTCTATAGTCTTCTACAGTGATCCCAATCAACAATTGAACTCCCTCAATACTTGGGTGGGCAAGTATTGTATATAGAATCCTCAATCAAATCTTGGTTAGAAGactccctatttatagagatgtcttcctagtccaaagaggagaagAAAAGTCAATTCTTATTCTTCAAGAAAACTTCGAAACACACGTTTTTCcttcaaagaaaaaagaacgctacttttccatcttctactagaaaataggattctgagttctagttaaattgGGCACCGGAGGGACCACAGAATTTATTACTGAGGCttcctattatggaaataattttaaataattaatttgaattattcttatcataataaattacaaatcactccactaaaaattcataattgaactcctctatttatttcGAAATTCACCACTAAACACTTATTTGATTCCCCATGTTAAGATTAccgatactaatcaataaattaaattactgacgaatttaattcaatgattaaCTTCTTTTAAAGcaatacttaacttatttcatgtgccAGATTCATAAATCTACCGGTCGGGTTTGCACATGAAAACTTACAAGCTTCTCATAAAAGGTGTATTATCAATCTCTATACTGAGACATattccatcaactaactaattatttcaccaatatatattattatcatccaatctacgaggcatattgacccatctcagaatctcaccttttaataaaccaaaatgataattaatatatacagatcataatcgttatatcaagattaagaatgtaagtacatttaatagtttagagaatatgtttttatcagTCAGTTTAAAACAACTATCTCTGTTTGGTCTCGTTCAATACATTCCAAATGCACTAGCACGAGAAGTTAGAACTATGtcattctcataatcaagataaattacatttaatctcGTGCTACAATCTTTCTGATGATTTTGTCCAAATTTCCATCTATGATtgtgaactataaattttaacttataagaacTGATGATTTAATCTTCTGTGTATAAGCTTAAACTCTATACATCAAATCATTTACTATATAAGTTAAGGACACATATATGACAATTGATCTATTTAATGTAAcactttattgaattgaataaataaataaacaattatttaatattaatactaTATCAAAACGCATGGTTAATAATATATCCTAACAGGACTAACAATAACATACTTAATGTAATCCCATAAGTAAAGTTTGGGAAGGGTAGAGTGTAACActgaccttacccctacctcatGAAAGTAGAAACGCTATTTCTGAAAGTTCCATTTGTTGGATTTGATCATATGCATAAATGCTGGCTCTTCAGGTCCATTGTTTATCAGCTAGGTAAACTATTTTGTTTGAGCGCCTAAATGTTGAGTTTGGTCGTAACTGACAAGCCACTTGATTCTCTGTCTAATAAGTAGTACTCcctccattttaaaaaaaaattatctttttttttatttagtctatttcaaaaagaaaaagggataatgcacaagtaccccttaacctatgctcgaaatctcagagacacatttatattatattaaggttCTATtaacccctgaacttattttttaaataattttctgccccttttcggcctacgtgacactatcttgtgggcccaataatgattgacttttttttcaaactagtgtcacgtaggctgaaaaagggtagaaaactacttataaaataagttcagggggttagtaggaccttagtatagtataagtgtgtctctgggattttaGGTATAGATTGatggggtacttgggcattatcccaaaaaaaatgatcctttctttttttaataacattttaatttcagtttttcaCCTGGCATGTTTAAGGCTACAAGATCAAAGagcaattttgtacatttgacctAACTTTAATTTACTACCATAAGatttaaaagtcttctttatactTTTAAACTCCGTGCTAAGTCAAATTAGatcattttttatgaaactgagaaaatattttgtatataacaACATTTCATTACGCCACTAAAAGAAAGCCAAAAAGTTATCCCGCTCTTTTATATTAACTATAAGTACTTTTGTTTGTACTTAAACAACCCTAAAATTTGTGAATAATGGAGGGTCTACTAAAAAAATCCGTTTTCTACTTTTTGGGGGTATGAAACGGAAGGCTttggataaaagaaagaaaaaagaacttgGTGAGAACTACACTTCAAATATGATAGATAGAAAAACCAATTTGCTTATagcttttcattttcttgtaagttgtgaattgtgattaAGGGGTATGTCATGGATGACTGACAAATATCTACCATATTCCATGattaatcaaaaataattaCCACAAACCTAACATTctctttttcctaaaaaaataaataatactctCTTTGTTCCTTTTTAATTGTCATGATAAGATTTGATAtaacatttaaagaaaaattacaaaGGAGTGTTGTTTGATCAATGAATTCTCTCTCGATTATTTAAATTGACAACTACTCCCTCCATCTCTATTAGTTGTTATCATTTTAGATTTcagtttctttaaaaaattatgtaagttTACCATTAAACTCTTATTAAGTGTTCAAAgcaaattttcaataaatgaaCGTGAATTAATTACTCTGATTGACTAATTTGACcaataaacacaaaaaaaatttagtatttcTATGTTAGACAAATGTATATTTCAAGGATAATAACTTTTAATGGGTAAGATAGGAAAAATAGCG
Proteins encoded in this region:
- the LOC101255499 gene encoding transcription factor RF2b-like yields the protein MQDPSNPNSIKLPTTTFSAAFRPSHHRRAHSEVNFRLPEDLDLVSDPFDAPAGSFEEIGSEDDFFSTYMDIEKLASGSNLTDIDAAAARVGVESSDGEKKPRHRHSNSVDSSSLLMTESIEAKKAMAPDKLAELWTIDPKRAKRILANRQSAARSKERKTRYISELERKVQTLQAEATTLSTQLTLFQRDTTGLTNENTELKLRLQAMEQQAQLRDALNEALKQEVERLKIATGQISASSDAYSSGMQQIQYNRPAFFPHQTQPGPSESHNIQMSQFHHLQDSMSNPRHPLLSGNVQALADAMQQDPVGRFQGLDISSRGSHLVKSEAPSISASESSTTF